The nucleotide window CCGTCTCCGATGAACTTGTCGAGCAGCCCGTCGTGAGCGAAGATGGTTTTGGCCCCCAGTTCGCTGTATTCCCTCAAAAAAGCCGAGATCAGGCGCGGATGGGCCTTCAGGGACTCACAGAGCCGCGAAAAGCCCCGTATGTCCCAAAAGCAGATGGTGACCACCTTGCGATCATCTTTCAGGAGGGAGGGGTCGCGTTCGATGGTTTCGAAGAGCCGGGGGTCGAAATAGCGTCGCAGATAGGCGATGTGTTGCGACCACGCCTTGTAACCAAGGGCGGCGCGGGTCTTTACGTTGATCTCCCGGATGGCGGATTGGCCGCGAATGGTCTTTTCCACCACGTCGAAAGCGCCGAGTTCGAAGGCGCGGTAGCGGTCCAGGCTCTGTTCGCGTGCCGTGAACAGAATGGTCATGACCTGGGGATCGAGCTGCCGGGAGCGCTGCAGCACGCTCATGCCGCTGGTTTCGTGTTCCATGACCAGATCGGTGATGACCACATCGACGGGCTGGCCCTTTTGCAACTGGTCTTGAAGACATTGCAGACCCTCGGCTTCGCCTTGGGCGGTGAGGATCTCCCAGGAGGGATTTTTGCTGTTCAGGGTTTCCCTCATGATGGACAAATTATCCGTATTATCATCTAAAATCAAGATCAGGGGCCTGCTTGGCATGGCTTTCTCAAACCTCCTTGGCGGTGCGGGTGGCCATGGGCAAAAACAGTTCGAAGCGGGCTCCCTCACCGGGAATGCCGGTTTCCCGGATGTGTCCTGCATGAGCCTCCAGGATGCGGCGCACCAGAGCCAACCCCAGCCCGCTGCCATGGGGATTGCGGCTGAAGCCGGAATCGAAGATACGCTCTTTCAGTTCGTGGGGGACTCCGGGTCCGTTATCCTGGACGGTTATCAGGATATATCCTTTCGAGCCGTCGAGGGAATCGGGTATCTCCTTAGCGGGGCAGACTTCGATAGTGAGGTGTTTTTCCTCTTTGTCGAGCCAGTACGAGGCATTGACCAGCAGTTCGTCGAGGCATTCAGCGAGTTTTTCAGGGTCGGCATATACCGTCAGATTTTCGGGACAGACTATCGGCAAGGGTATTCCCGGAAAAATATTCACAACTTGGCGCAGCAAGGGTAAAAGTGGTAAGGGTTCCGGATGAATTTCCGTGGCTATTGCCAGGGATTTGAATTGCTTCAACAATATTTTGATTCTCTCCACAGAGGTGCGGATGCGATCCACGACTTTCAGTGCTTCGGTGGCATTCTCTTGATTGATATATTCCTGCAGCAGTTCCAGGCTTGTATCGATAAAAAAGAGTGGGTTGCCGATCCTATGGGCCGTTGTTGCGCCGAGTTCTTGCCAAACGGAGTCCCGTTCAGCTTGTGTGCGGAGGTTTTCCTTTGCTTCCCGGTCGCGGGTGAGGAGAGTCAATCGATTCAGTAACTGGATGTTTTCATTATACAACTCCTCGTAGGTTTTTCGGATCAGGGATTCCTGTCTCCCGGTTTCGAGAAAATATTTTGATCGAATCATCGGGTATTGATCGATCAGGGATAGAAGGTACATCCTGTCCCAATAACGGAATCGTACTTGGTTTTTGGAATCGATATGTTTTGGATAATTGCCAATAACGCTGCGGAAATTTGCCATCCATTGTTCGGAAAGTTCCGGTTTGTCGCGTGTTGAAATATGCAGTACAGAAACGGTTTGATATTTATCCGCTTCTATGGTGTCGTTGTTTATGAATCGATTGATATGGTCCAGATGGATTATTGGATGGAAAAATTGAATAAAGCAAATAATCCATAATTCGTGATATTCAAATCCGTCCGGGTCTTTCTTTGGTAGCTCGGCGATCAGATCGATCCCCGGAAAGTATTCCTCCCAGGTAATCTTGCGAAACCCCATGGCCGCAAGAAGCTCCATGACGAGATTTTCCCG belongs to Magnetococcales bacterium and includes:
- a CDS encoding adenylate/guanylate cyclase domain-containing response regulator, with the protein product MRETLNSKNPSWEILTAQGEAEGLQCLQDQLQKGQPVDVVITDLVMEHETSGMSVLQRSRQLDPQVMTILFTAREQSLDRYRAFELGAFDVVEKTIRGQSAIREINVKTRAALGYKAWSQHIAYLRRYFDPRLFETIERDPSLLKDDRKVVTICFWDIRGFSRLCESLKAHPRLISAFLREYSELGAKTIFAHDGLLDKFIGDGIMALFGVLNHKDDEGRSDAKSAVQAARQLREAFEKLLPIWMERWSLYTADRIDIGLGCGIHTGEVIVGNVGTTFRDQFTALGPPVNFASRIEARARSGQILLSQSTLARVQETIACQPAGEISDIKNIPGTFPLYEVL
- a CDS encoding HAMP domain-containing histidine kinase, with translation MIDLEALGPRDRENLVMELLAAMGFRKITWEEYFPGIDLIAELPKKDPDGFEYHELWIICFIQFFHPIIHLDHINRFINNDTIEADKYQTVSVLHISTRDKPELSEQWMANFRSVIGNYPKHIDSKNQVRFRYWDRMYLLSLIDQYPMIRSKYFLETGRQESLIRKTYEELYNENIQLLNRLTLLTRDREAKENLRTQAERDSVWQELGATTAHRIGNPLFFIDTSLELLQEYINQENATEALKVVDRIRTSVERIKILLKQFKSLAIATEIHPEPLPLLPLLRQVVNIFPGIPLPIVCPENLTVYADPEKLAECLDELLVNASYWLDKEEKHLTIEVCPAKEIPDSLDGSKGYILITVQDNGPGVPHELKERIFDSGFSRNPHGSGLGLALVRRILEAHAGHIRETGIPGEGARFELFLPMATRTAKEV